A single Filimonas effusa DNA region contains:
- a CDS encoding DeoR/GlpR family DNA-binding transcription regulator, with protein sequence MLKKERHAYIMQQINIHNKILSSDLCVQLNVSEDTIRRDLQELSEEHKLIKVHGGALSNSFHFTLQNNNIYSLPEKKIIAHKAARLIKDGMFILLSGGSTIRELIKALPLDLNATFITPSIPTALELMNHPGIEVIFVGNKLLKSAQIAVGADVIQRLSEIRVDYCFLGTNSIDIHNGITDLEWEIIEVKRAMVRAAHKTVSLAISEKLNSVQRLQVCPLSEVQILITELQPAEARLQPFKEAGLEVL encoded by the coding sequence ATGTTAAAGAAGGAACGCCATGCGTATATCATGCAACAGATCAACATACACAATAAAATATTGTCTTCCGATCTGTGTGTACAGCTGAATGTTTCTGAAGATACGATACGCAGGGACCTCCAGGAACTTAGCGAAGAACATAAGCTCATTAAGGTCCACGGCGGCGCCCTTAGCAATTCCTTCCATTTTACATTACAGAACAATAACATCTATTCTCTTCCCGAAAAGAAGATCATTGCCCATAAAGCCGCCCGTTTGATCAAAGACGGCATGTTCATTCTTTTATCCGGCGGATCTACCATCCGCGAACTGATAAAAGCGCTCCCGCTCGATCTCAATGCCACCTTCATCACCCCCAGTATCCCTACAGCACTGGAATTAATGAACCATCCGGGGATCGAAGTGATCTTTGTAGGTAATAAACTCCTTAAAAGCGCCCAGATAGCCGTAGGTGCCGACGTAATACAACGTTTATCCGAGATCAGGGTCGACTACTGCTTCTTAGGCACCAACAGCATTGACATCCATAACGGCATTACCGATCTTGAATGGGAAATCATTGAAGTGAAACGCGCCATGGTAAGAGCAGCGCATAAAACCGTTTCGCTGGCAATATCGGAAAAGCTGAACAGCGTTCAACGACTTCAGGTATGTCCGCTTTCTGAAGTACAGATCCTCATCACCGAACTGCAACCTGCAGAAGCACGGTTACAGCCCTTTAAAGAGGCTGGTCTCGAAGTATTATAA